The sequence atgatacatCAGTTACTGCACCTTTTACAGAAAGATCTGAAAACCCAAGAGAGAGTCGAGAAGTCACATGCCTAGGAgaaagatgttttgttttttttacatataaaaaataGCCCATTGTTTGAAACAGACAATAGGTCattagaaatgtttaaaaaatggaaatttgccAATCTGATAGTAATTCAAAAGTGATATTGCTTTTAGTTGTGTTGGtcaaatttgcacaaaaatacTGTCTAAAATGTCTGTTTCCAACAAGTGCTCACCACCAGGTTTTGTATTTCTTGATAGCACCCTGATTATTTCTGCAACAGTcacaaaatcagtcaaaaaacaagacagaatctCAGAAAAATACAGCAACATAATTTCAgtagtgaaacaaaacagaaatgcaaacCAGCATCCTCCTGCAGGtttaaatgaaccacagtgaattGGATCAGACAGCCGGCACATATGAGCATTGAAATGAGGGTTGATAACAGCTTTGTGTGGGGTTTCATAATGTTTCCCATCATGcggtgattaaaaaaaaaatcaatagaaGCTTAGAAAGTGCTCATTCATCGTTCCACTGTTTCTATTGTTGCCTGAAATAATATATCAAACATGTGTCTTGAACTTCATTGGTATGTTGGGGTTTAAAATGTATTAGTAGGGAAGTAAACAGCAGGAATATGCCATTGTTCTACTTCTAAAtcatcaaaacatttaatctaaACAGGAAATGTTTTTGGAAGCCCATTTAGCCGAACATGAAAAGATGATGTGATAAAACAGTCGTTTCTCTCCAGAAATGAAAGGCGCATGGTGATATCATAGAAGCTACACAGCAGCCCGGCTCATGTTCAGTATCTATAGCTTTCTAAACAAAGGCACATTCTTCATTGATTTCTGCTTAATGACAGCTGCCCATTACTGGTCCAAATCTGGGATCCAAAGACTGCAGTtggagaggaaggaagaaagtGTAGCGTCCAGCAGGAAAAGAGCCCCAGGCCCCAAGAAGGAGCACCACATGCCCTGATCCCCAGAGTCAGACggagagcgagagagaaagTGTGCGATTCTTCTGTTCCTCTCTCTAtccccttcttcctctccctctgtctttctgttgGTCTTACCACACAGTGgggtcttttctttctttgcggGGAGCCTCTTCGTTCCCCtccatctgtctctgtctcctctTCTTGCACCTTCTGCAGGACacgatgatgatgaggaggatgacCACCACAGCGATGCCGCCCCCGATGGCCAGCGCCAGAAGGAGGAGTTCGGAGAAAGAAGCTGACAAGGAAACAGAGGGATGCAAAAGAGTGAGTGCACTTAATGGTAAAGACAAAATGCATCGCTGCTCGCACCCATTTTACTAtatgtttgtggtttttgttttgtctcctgtGAGCTAATATGAAgcacatttccatttttatcaATGCTAGCATCATAGCTCTAGGAACGGCAAGGCTGGTTACTTTTTAGCCACACCAAAATATCTTAAcaatcaataaatattttatatttaatattcttttcaAAGATAATAGTGTTAAATTATCTTTTCTTTCCCTCATATTGACATCATCTACTGTACCGTATTAGATACTATACTGTGTGTGGATGGATGCGGAGACAGTAATAGAAATATCCAGAAtatctttgaaaataaaatgtgctgACCTGTTGTGACGACACGGAGTTTTATCTGTCCAACGCTGCCGTGGACATCCGGCGGGTTCTTAACCTGGCAGATGTAAGTGCCGTTGTAGGTGAACTTCACCTCGCGAATTATGATCGAGGCGTCACGGCCCATGACATCACCAGCCCAAACGATTCGCTTCCTGAAGATGCCCTCTACAGGCGGATACGGCCGCTGCTGGAAGTGGAACACCTGCAAGTAGAATTTGAAGAGTGGATTTGGTTGAAGCAGCAATGACACTGACTGGTTGTATTGTCTCAAACTGAGGCTGCTCCTGCTGGTGAagaaagatttattttattcGAGCAGAGAAAGAAATGTATAAACCCAGACTTACAAAGACCTGCTGCTTCTTATTCTGTCTattatgtgcacacacacacacacacacacaggctgtgTTGGACGCTCCATAGGGAGCCTGATGACTCACCGACTCCTCTCTGAGTTGTCTGAGGGGGTGGATGCTCCCTGACACAATGAAGCAGGTTTAAGGTTTAATCTCGCTTTTTCACaagcagacacacatgcactcaccgACTCTTCTCGGCCGGGTCCGAGGGGCCTGAACGTCCAGGAGATGACGACCAGGTTGATGTTGATGGGAGACGAACTCTCAAACGTGCATTTCAGACGAACATCTGTCCCATTGACCGCCTCGACTTCCCCAGATGTGTATATACGCATCCCGCTGACCTGCAGCACACCTGCAACATGCATGAGACAAAAGGTGCAGCAGCAGGGTTAGCTTCAAAGACAGAATGCAGGGAATACAGAGAAAAATCAATGCAAATATACATATAGATAAAGAGTCTGTGAAAGGAAGCACAGACATatatatgcaaaaatacaatGTAGCATGGATTCACCCTCATCAGTGAATTGTTGCACCCAGTGACCCTGCCTCTGCCCACGCACTGCTACTGCGAGACATAACTTTAAGTTGTCATTATAACTTCTTTAATACAAGCCTATGTTACATGCTGAATTCCTACAGACTGCTTAAATTGTTAAAAGTGAGAGTCTACATCAGTGAAGTTCcttaaaaaaaacctgcttCATTACAACCTAAAGTCCGACTGTGACACTTGGGCTACTCTCCCACTGCACCACTGCAGCTGAGGCAGGACTGAAATTGAGAGTCTGTTCTATATTACACGGATATGAACTATATCAATCTCTACAGTACGGCAGACCTATTAGATGTAAAATGAATGGACTGGGTGAGTGGAGAGGGATATTGCCAACGATTTGGCTCTTCCATATAATGATGGATGGAGCTCCGCGGAATGGAGTTAGTGCTATTACACATATACActccacacccacacacacacacacagacacacagacacacaccaagCATGAACAGTCCCAGGAATACACATGTTTAATGCTAAATTCCTGCCTGGCAGCCGGACAACATCACGTCAGGAACCGTCTGATTATGTCTCCTTCTCCTCAAGATCACAGAGTCTTGTACATCAAGGCAAATTCTTCTGTATTCCAAAGCTGCCCACTGAAAATGCGTGTGTGAGTCTCTGTGGAAGCTTATGTGCAGGCTGTCTAGTCAAAATCACCTGGCCTATTTATAGAGCGGACTCTATATGTTCTAATAATATCAGCAGCCATGTCTAGTCTTATTAAAAGCGAGGCACACAGCAGACTGCTCTTGTGCAGAGCTAGTAGTCAGAGTGAGCTCAGGGTAGCCAAGATCTGTCCTACAGTCATTAGCACACTTCATATGAGGGCCCTGCAGAACAAGCCAAACACTTGATTAGAGCTCTGACTATAAGAGACACTTCAGTCTGACATCAAAACCATGTGCGGTTCAGTAAATCACCTGAGTGTCTGTGTCATACCATGCTACACTTCTATAAATGAGACAATGGTTTTTGTTGATGTACTCAGCCACAGAGGCATCAAAATGTACAAGATGTAGTCTGCCAACTGGGAAAAGGTTACACTGTACCTACAGCAGCAGTTTGACAGTGCTTATTATATCTAACCAAGATTTCAGCCCTAAAAAGGTGGATTAAGTTCTATTCTGCAAATTATAATGAGGGTTCAGTAACCTGAGGTGGATTTTTTGACActgaatggttaaaaaaaaaggctccAGGCATGCAAATGAGAAAAGTCAAGACAAATTGAGCCATAGTGTTGCCTCTGCATTATTAGAACAGTGAGCATTAAAGGAGGAGCAAGCTGGGAAAATGTCAGCGGGGGCTTGGCTCCTTGAGTGGCATGTTCTGTTCCTTATCAGGCTGGAGAGAGTTTCCTGTGGGCCGGGATGAGAGAGCGGGGCAACCAGACGGCCCCCCTCACAGCATTAAACAGACGGGCCTCTCTCTCATCGCCGGGCCCTGACAGCGCTCTAACAGCctaatgtgttttaaatgagcCTGTTGAAACCTGGGAGCAGTGTGTACGAGTGAGCAATACAGGCAGAGGACACGCCGCAAAAAAACGTCCATCCTTGCAAATTGCTTAATGCTTAGCTGGATGGacttcaaagaaaacaaaccctCCTGTGCGCCGCCGCTCTCTCGCTTCTTCCCCTACCTGGCTATGTGTATGGAAAGACTGAAGCTAGTGGATTAAACTGCCTGTGTTTGGGATATTCATTAGGCAGATAGCATCAGCGCTGGCTGTATCAGTGCAGGCAGTAATGACTCCCTCCCTGGCAGACtgcttgtgtgtatgtattaAATCTGAGGGAAAGGTCTAATGAACCATATTGCATGTGAAGGTTCACCAAGACAAAGTGAGGGAGTacagggaaggaggaggagtggaaGCAAAAAGCTGCTATATAATCAGGTACATTTCTcacaaaatgtctcattttagaTTACAAATACACGGTTTTCTTTGTTTGCCATGCAAGCAGCTTATTTTTTGGCACTGTCAGTCATTCAACAGGGTAATTACTCTGGTTGAGGCTGAAATATTTCTGGATAGATTGTTGTACTGTTGAATTCTAATGTTCATGGTCTCCATATGATGAATCCTAGGCATGTTTCATAAACTGGCATGATCGGTGAATTTTTTGGAAAAACTTGTTTTATTCTTGCCGCGACCATGAAGTCCATGCGGCTCCGTGCGGACaaattacgtcattttagcagccacgccccctcaCACGGATCTTCTCAAGCGCAAAATTTCCACGTCGCGCACCTCCAAGTTTTTCTAATTACGCGAATGGAGACACGTGGAAAGCTGGCGGAAGAACAggagctcctagcagcagaagttcagaaatacaggcatttataCAATTCATCACACTACGATCACCGTGAcaaccgggttatgaacaattcatggtgtgaaattaaaactaactgctgaaatgcaactattctttaaaatgccttgttgcaaacttcttctactctagtttggtactagagtagactaggtagacgtatgtttgcgatacactgccccctgtaGTTTGGGGGCAGCCGCCACAAGGAATATGAAGTCACACACGGTCTCTCGAGTGGACTTCCAAGCGTCTCATTTCCACGCGGCTCGTTCGTGTggaaagcataacccagccttTACTCTGGTGATTCTTTAAGCTTTCATTTCGCATCACCAGACCAGCATTTTACTTACCCTAAAACTACGTGATCAGTTCTGTGTGTAACTTTTTACAAACATTGAATGTCACTAGAGCACCAGCATCTCAGGTCAAATCAAACAGGCACGTGGGCCACATCATCTTCTCAATTCCTTCACTTTCATTTACAGTGAGATTGTCCACCTGAGCCAATGAGAAATAATCCAGCCACGACTATTAGCATATACTAGCATTGCAAAATATATTGAATGGCTGTAATGACCTATTGTCAATTCGAGTACCATCTAAAGTCTTGTCTGCTCCACtccatgtgtgtctgtttccatgATCCATTGGAACGTGATGGACCCATAGACAAACTTGGATGACCTGAGGGAGTCCCATGTGTGGAAACAGCCACAGATGCTGGATCacacttttacttttaaagTGCGGTGTGAGAGGTCGCTTTTGTTCTGTGTATGAATGCGGGTAGGGCTatcagtttcaaagggagggattCACATGCAGTAACATGAACACACAACCGGACTGACTGCCAGGACATACAACAGAGAAGCTGAgcttacaacacacacagagtgagtgtgagttcaattcagttttatttatatagcaccatttcacaacatatgtcatcccATGCCACATATTTTAAGCAGAGAACTGAAAACCTAAcaatacaaagttgttttttggattccctatgagcaaggAACCAACAAAACCTTCCTTGTAAAGTAAACTATTACTCCATTTTATCTTTACATCATAGATGCTCATTTGCTGCTATATTTGTTCAAAATTCTACAGCACTTTTTAGCTTGAAGATGGAACATTTGCTAAATATTGCCATCATAATCATCTCTATGTCATGCTCAGTGCTattcagaaaatgttaatgTCTGTAAACTAAGATGGTAATATGGTATTATACTTGATAAACATTATCATATTCACATTTGGATGGTGACATTAGCCGTTAGCCCAAAGCACCACAGTCGGGAAGCCATCATAGCTGCAGCCCATCCTGTTTACACTTAGAGGAAAAGGGGAAAATAACATCTAATAACGTTCACTACTCAGATATCAGCGTTCACAGTTAGACTCCTCTGTTTGTGCACATTTACTTCAGAGATCATAGCGTACATGGAAGATTTGCAGAGCAATGTAGTGTGATGTGCATCCCCCTCTACCGAATTGTTTTAAAAGCTCAAGCTGAAATGATTCATCATGCTTCAAATCTCAGCGGAGAGCACAGGTCCTCCAGGCCATGACACCTCATTTCACATTTCTGCCCTTAACCAAGTCTATTTACAGTACATGAATTTAAATAAGCATTGCTAATCTCCtttgaataacaaaaaagtagaatGCTTTCAACTGCGCCGTCCTTTGACGCAAGCTGAGCTGATTAGGAATTGAGGTTAATTGGGCCTTTTTGAAGGCAAAATGGATATTAGTGGAATGGCAGCCCTGTTAGGGCTACGTACAGTGCCTCAATTACTAAATTTTCCCTGCGGCGGAAAGTACATGATCACTATTTAATCGGTCATTAGCAGGCACTAATTGGCGAGGAGGATGCGTGCCATTACATGAGTAAAGACATTAGGAGCGCAGaacttgagtcattttgaggaATAAACTAGATAAATAAGCAGAAATGAGTAACTGAGCTAAAGTGATAAACAACAGCAGGACGGTAGAGTAGACAAGTGAGTTTTGAGTGTGTGGATGGAGCGGAtaacaaaatgatggaaaatgtaTTCTTCATAATTGCAGTCTGTAAggacaagataagataaaactgcctgtttgtttgcttgtttgtgcgTCCATTCTTCTTCTCCAACACGCTTTTTTGTCCAGCCTAAGTCGCTCAGTTGTTTATGTCTGAACATCCTGTCCGGTCAGTGCTGACCACACCCAGCATccagagacagggagagagctTTCACAGCTTATTTAGTCGGAGATATGTAGCCTACTGAGGCGTCCAGAGAAATGTATACATTTATACTGCTgtcatttttacttatttattcatttacctCTTGCAGGAACTTGGAGAAGAAAATGAGAAGGAGCCAGTCTGAGGTACATTTACAAAGTACACATTTCATCTAAAAACTGTCGTGGAAGAAATATTCATATCATTATCTTTGGTGAAAGTACCAGCACagcaactaaaaaaaacaaaaaacattccaaTCCTACTCACATAAAAGCATGTACCTATTAAATTAACAGAAAGTGTCGCTCAAGTAATAAAATAGTGTCAATTGAGTGGTTTGGTTGCAGAACATGTGTGCAAATGTCAGCAGTGACTCCCTGGTTTGATTCCTTGCTGAATGAACCCTCACTGCATGATGTTctccatttgtttcattttttaaaatcaaaaaaaggcaaaatgccaaaagaaaaatctttaaagtaaataaactaATTGTCTCCCTTCGgctgatatattattatatctGACATCATTTGATTGTTAACACttagcagcatgttactgttgtagctgctggaAGTTTGAACTACTGCATATACAGTTTTATATCCAGAGACACCAGTTAAATCTAAGACGATTAAtggaagaggaaagaagaaaaacaaaactctgaTACACAAATCTGCAGTTGCAAATAAGCTTTTTCTCTAATTTTGTGTGAGATAATGGATAGTTTtcacatttattgaaaaaataaaacgtcAGAAATTTAGGAGAGAAACATCTGTTTGGTTGAGCTGTTAACAACTTATAAACAtctgaaatgtcacattttatgGCTTGTAAGAAGCCTAAAAGGTTGGAAAccactggtttaatctttaacatGTTGTATTTTATAAGATTGTTTTATCATCCATTGTGTAAAATCTTCTTCCATTTACTGCAATGAAGTACCATTAAATGGAAACATTTCAActacaaatatgacaaaattgtACTTAAAGACAGAACTTGCGGAAACAGACTTAGTTACTTTTCACCACTGTATTTATAACACCCACGCTGGGAGTTAATTCCTTTGTGGAGGACTCTCAGATTggcaaaacaagaagaaaacagatcATATAAAGCATCAGTTAAACCTCTTTATTCAGATTTGGTCTCTACTCCATGTTTCACTcattaaagtgaataaatacAGTGTCACATCTGAAGGAGATCTATTAAACTATTCACTGGTAATTAAAAAGACCAAATTACAGTCATTGAGCAAAGCGTGCTGACACTTGGATGCCTGAATGCCTTAACTTGAAACTGTTGTACCAGAAATGAAAGACTTTCCCGCATGAGATTCCATCTCAAGTCAACATCATATCAAACACAAATGTCTGGAGAGGGTGCATGCATGTGGGTGTTTATGCATATTTCTGTCAATGTAAACTCCAGATGTGTGAGTCCATGAACAGATATAGCACCAGGAATAGTTAGAACAGGTCGTAAAAAGTTATCCTCTATTGTTATGTGCGTGTgtctgcatgagtgtgtgttatTGTCAGGGTCGTCATCTCTCAGGAGGGTTGCTTTTGGCACAagtccacacagacacacacaagcaccGTTAGATGTACTGGTGCTGGCAATAGTCCATAATGTATATCAATACGTCCaatatatcaaaataaaatgaacttgcTGAAcctttaatgcattttattccACCTGCCAACACTACTTGGTACAAACTGCACCGGTCTGCTGGCCTGTCTGAAGCCAAGGAGGGCAAATACTTTCATCTGctgaaaaataatcaaaccaAGCCCACTCGAGTGTGATTAGGTTTGCTTGACTTGGCGGTCATCCCAAGATTGTATAAAAGCCTtccaaagaagcagaaaaatatcaaGTAGTCTTCGACCTGCCTGTATAATATTTCATCCAGTGTCAAAGAGTCTGGGCAAGTTCTAAAGTGCATAACCTCCATGCTGAGATGCTTTACAACGCCTTTAGTCTCACATTGCCAAATGCATTTCCTATCTTGGTGCAGAAAGAACGGTGTGGCAGAAGTCATTTTTATTCTGCTATAGCTGAAAGAAGCATTCTGTTCTCTTTTTGTACTTGGAACTGGTTGTCCACTCAGTCCTGCCCTCCAAGTAAATGCTGCTATACATGTAAAAGCTGGCACAAATGCAGTTCGGAATGGTTTGGAAGTTTATAAGgcaacaatttcatgttctaaCCTTTGCATTGGATGTGAATTTTTCTTAGACTGTGGACtacataaaagatggacatagctTCTGGGCCTTAAACTTGCATTCTCTCTGTTGGCCaacagggggcgactcctcggtggcaaaaagaaaagcagttgtatagaaatctatgagaaaattacctttcttctcattGCATTTGTTACCTAAGTGAACATGTTATTAATTCTAGTTTCAAATCGCCTTCAACACAGCATGATGCTAATTTTGAAAATGACTGTCCCATTTAGAGTGATTGAGATGATGAAACAGGGTATGCCTTAGGGAGTGGCTACCTTTTGCTTGACAAGTTGCTACAGTGTGACAGTGCAAAGCATCCCTGAGTTCTCAGATCGTCCTCTTTATTCTCACATCCAGCTTTAAAAGACAGTGACAGCAAAAAGGCCAAACTCCAATAATTTACCACATAAGTCACAACGGCAATCTTACGAGGACAGATGTAGCTACATTTCCTTATCACTTTCAGGGCAGCACAAGTCTAAACTGCATGCCGTCACATTAATTTatgaaatacctgcagcatcagacagcagtagAATATCCCTATAAGCATCACCAAAGTGAGAGATTTGTTCTCATTTCCACacagagcaacagcagccaCTAACTTACTGTAAATTATCCCTGACAGGatgtgtacttttcttcacctcaaAGTCACAGTTTATAAGCTGTAGGTAAATTATTTGGTACATAGATAGATTTaaattctttagttttaaatttattaGTGTACTATAATGTGTTATGTCACTTAATGTACTGTCAGTCTCTCATGTATAGCAACTGTCGTGTGCTAACATTAAAAGTGAGCCATGTCTTAATGTCAGAATGCAGTGATCTCAATGGATTGATGAAGCCTTAGATAATCCACATCATAAAAGGTCCTACCCTTCTAGTGAGTGTTGCTTTGCATGTCAGAACAATGTATAAATGTTTAAAGGACAGTAAGGCTCAGATTTCTCATGCCAGCTATTGTATTGGATGTCAATTTCTCATATAAATTGCTTCACTTTTTCAGGAAAATCAAAGAAAGAATTGCTCTTGGGTTGGTAAAGGATttcaaaaaatgctgaataaagaataaaaagctGCACCCCTCATCTAAAGCATACATATTGTCGAAAAAACTTGTGTTCCATGGCTGGACTTTTAGTCATCAAATTTCATtgaatggggtttttttttttttgtacttctgAAACAAAACCCAGAAGTTTTGGTCTATTTTTATGAACTGGTTAAACAATACGCTCTGACAGTGTTCTGCCAAGGCTGAAAATCATGCACAGTATGTTCTGCACCAAACAATAAACACTTACCTTCCCTCTTCCTCGACTGGCTTTTCACCACACCTCACTAAATCTCTGCTAACTAACAGACCAGCAAACAAACACTCTCATCAGACTGAATCATTCACCCTAGTTACCATTACCAAGGGAAGCATTGCAAAACTTTTGCATTTCCAGGCCTTTCTGGGTGTGTTTCACACTGCAGAGAGGAACGCTTGGTATATAGAACGCTTGTCATAACTGCTCAGCAAACATTCTCT comes from Amphiprion ocellaris isolate individual 3 ecotype Okinawa chromosome 7, ASM2253959v1, whole genome shotgun sequence and encodes:
- the LOC111574542 gene encoding myelin protein zero-like protein 2, with the translated sequence MCVKGFHFLTVLAGLAASGVLQVSGMRIYTSGEVEAVNGTDVRLKCTFESSSPININLVVISWTFRPLGPGREESVFHFQQRPYPPVEGIFRKRIVWAGDVMGRDASIIIREVKFTYNGTYICQVKNPPDVHGSVGQIKLRVVTTASFSELLLLALAIGGGIAVVVILLIIIVSCRRCKKRRQRQMEGNEEAPRKERKDPTVCHPSKAIHLYLSETSIEIDSSDGMISDPSTPSSSSSEDEGPSSDDDDDGDDSD